TCTTTTGCTATTTACTGGATGATTTTGACACTAGGACCGTTACTTGTTGGTGTAAGTATTTCGGTAAGTACTTACATACTTTCTTTAGAAATTTTAAATCCAGAAGGGATGCTTGCGGTAAGTACCCCATTCCTTTCTCTGGTTCCATTTTTTATAACTTGGTTGCTGTTTACATTAGTTTATACCATTGTTCCTAATACTACCGTGTTGTTTAGGCACGCTGCTATCGGAGCATTACTCGCCGCTATTTTTTTCACTCTTGGTAAACAAGTCTTTATTTGGTACATCACCACCTTTCCATCCTATCAAGCTATTTATGGTGCTTTAGCTGTATTACCCATAATGATAGTATGGATTCATTTAAGTTGGTTGGTTGTGTTAATTGGTGCTCAAGTTTCAGCAGTATTTAAAGATATAATGCTGATTAACGTGGGCGTTTTAGAGATTGAAAATAATGAGGAATTAAAATGATTGCATTAATTCAACGAGTAAAATGGGCAAAAGTCGAAATAAACGAGCAAACCGTAGGTCAAATTGAAAGTGGTTTATTAGTTTTATTAGGTGTCGAAAAAGAGGATGACCAAACGAAAGCAGATCGGTTATTAGATAAAGTATTAGGATACCGTATCTTTGAAGATGAACAGGGAAAAATGAATTTAAACGTACAACAAGCGGGCGGACATTTACTTGTCGTTTCACAGTTTACGCTTGCGGCAGATACTCAAAAAGGATTACGACCAAGTTTTTCTAAAGGTGCAAATCCAAGTGATGCAGAAACTTTGTATGACTACTTTTCACAACAAGCGAAAAGCAAAATAAACACTCAGACAGGAAAGTTTGGCGGGGATATGCAAGTCAGCCTCCAAAACGATGGACCTGTCACTTTCTGGTTACAAGTCTAATGTGACAAGCGGTACGATTTTAATAAAAATTTGCAAATTTTGCATAACATCGTACCGCTTAGAAAGTTATTTTATTTCGCTACAATTCATTTACCCAAATGTTGGGATCATACCAAACATAGCAAGTAAGTGGATAATTGCAAC
This DNA window, taken from Pasteurella skyensis, encodes the following:
- a CDS encoding virulence factor BrkB family protein, with the protein product MQQFLLFIQVLRLRFTQNKLTMAAGHLTYNTMLAIVPLIMVMFSIFAAFPIFNEVTGELKAFIYNNFAPSIGDVVQTHLDNFVNNSRKMSAVGTMVLIAIALLLISNIDNTLNAMWHKTQKRRWLISFAIYWMILTLGPLLVGVSISVSTYILSLEILNPEGMLAVSTPFLSLVPFFITWLLFTLVYTIVPNTTVLFRHAAIGALLAAIFFTLGKQVFIWYITTFPSYQAIYGALAVLPIMIVWIHLSWLVVLIGAQVSAVFKDIMLINVGVLEIENNEELK
- the dtd gene encoding D-aminoacyl-tRNA deacylase; the protein is MIALIQRVKWAKVEINEQTVGQIESGLLVLLGVEKEDDQTKADRLLDKVLGYRIFEDEQGKMNLNVQQAGGHLLVVSQFTLAADTQKGLRPSFSKGANPSDAETLYDYFSQQAKSKINTQTGKFGGDMQVSLQNDGPVTFWLQV